In Clostridium sporogenes, one genomic interval encodes:
- a CDS encoding ABC transporter permease, giving the protein MVSKLKKHLVVIMILIIWSIGSMLKWWNPYILPTPKEVIVSTGELIKSGALIKHIAISTLRVFEGFFITICLAIPLGILFGVNKSIYGYFKNLLGFLRHTPPLALVPLLILWFGIGEKSKIIIIVLASFFPVLLNTINGVEGCSKKLIEVGQTFNFSKISIFKKIIIPWALPNILVGMRLGIGYSWRAIIGAEMVAASSGLGYLILDGQQLSRSAVVIVGILSIGILGCLSDWIFGLLTNKFNYAQEVNNNEGV; this is encoded by the coding sequence ATGGTGTCTAAGTTAAAGAAACATTTAGTTGTAATAATGATCCTTATTATATGGAGTATTGGTAGTATGTTAAAATGGTGGAACCCTTATATTCTTCCAACGCCAAAGGAGGTCATAGTATCAACAGGGGAGTTAATAAAATCAGGAGCTTTAATTAAGCATATAGCTATAAGTACTTTAAGAGTTTTTGAAGGATTTTTTATAACTATATGTTTAGCAATTCCTTTAGGCATATTATTTGGTGTTAATAAGAGTATCTATGGTTATTTTAAAAATCTACTTGGATTTTTAAGACATACACCACCACTAGCTTTAGTGCCACTTCTAATACTTTGGTTTGGTATAGGAGAAAAATCTAAAATAATAATTATAGTATTAGCTTCATTTTTCCCTGTTTTATTAAATACCATTAATGGAGTTGAAGGTTGTAGTAAAAAATTAATAGAGGTTGGCCAAACATTTAACTTTAGTAAGATAAGTATATTCAAAAAGATCATAATACCCTGGGCTTTACCTAATATTTTAGTTGGTATGAGATTAGGCATAGGGTATAGTTGGAGAGCTATAATTGGTGCTGAAATGGTGGCAGCTTCTTCAGGGCTAGGATATTTAATTCTAGATGGTCAGCAGTTATCACGTTCTGCAGTAGTTATAGTAGGAATATTATCAATAGGTATTCTTGGCTGTTTGTCTGATTGGATATTTGGCCTTTTAACCAATAAATTTAATTATGCACAAGAGGTGAATAATAATGAAGGGGTATAA
- a CDS encoding ABC transporter ATP-binding protein has translation MKGYKLTNVIKEFCINGKPVKILDNLTLLLEDNKITVILGRSGCGKTTLLRLLGYLDDATSGKVEFYHNNTLVKPKIGMVFQESRLFPWLNVRENLTFFLNKRDINIENKYLSLMKLEKFGEAYPSQLSGGMAHRVAIGRALAYEPNMLLMDEPFAALDFFTRAYMQEEILRLYSETNKGIVFVTHNVDEALLIGHNIVILDKGKVLEEYNIDLEFPRDISSEQLLNIKKDILSKL, from the coding sequence ATGAAGGGGTATAAATTAACTAATGTAATCAAAGAATTTTGTATTAATGGCAAGCCAGTTAAAATTTTAGATAATTTAACTCTTTTATTAGAGGATAACAAGATTACTGTTATATTAGGAAGAAGTGGCTGTGGAAAAACTACATTACTTAGGCTTTTAGGATATCTGGATGATGCCACTAGTGGTAAGGTAGAATTTTATCATAATAATACTTTAGTCAAACCTAAAATAGGTATGGTTTTTCAGGAAAGCAGACTTTTCCCTTGGCTCAATGTTAGAGAAAATTTAACATTCTTTTTAAATAAGAGAGATATTAATATTGAAAATAAATATTTAAGCCTTATGAAGTTAGAGAAATTTGGAGAAGCATATCCTTCACAATTATCAGGAGGAATGGCCCATAGAGTGGCTATAGGCAGGGCTTTAGCCTATGAGCCTAATATGCTTTTGATGGATGAACCCTTTGCTGCTTTAGACTTTTTTACTAGAGCTTATATGCAAGAGGAAATTTTAAGGCTTTACAGTGAAACTAATAAAGGTATAGTTTTTGTAACCCATAATGTGGATGAAGCATTATTGATAGGTCATAACATAGTTATTTTAGATAAAGGAAAAGTTTTAGAAGAATACAATATAGATCTAGAGTTTCCAAGAGATATATCCTCAGAACAATTATTAAATATAAAAAAAGACATACTTTCAAAATTATAA